One window of Triticum dicoccoides isolate Atlit2015 ecotype Zavitan chromosome 5A, WEW_v2.0, whole genome shotgun sequence genomic DNA carries:
- the LOC119300188 gene encoding casein kinase 1-like protein HD16 — translation MWISKKWKEGFHVTSMGTAGSRWGVVMSRNAGYSYQVVELDFLYPSEGLHRQYDAGYRITSCAATPDQAAFIMSRAKKPKKKPMDEILLTSAFPCKAIKEQWAKNIYVASICHGRTDGLSSLSLASRFQPQGGAHPDAHPVPRRPTLASAAPCTTVKPQILLSSACPSSSLCAAREGSPLDQSLRQSVVVVLAGDLAVPSAPPSISTEG, via the exons ATGTGGATTAGTAAAAAGTGGAAAGAAGGTTTTCATGTAACATCTATGGGCACTGCTGGGAGTCGTTGGGGTGTTGTCATGTCGAGGAATGCAGGATACTCCTACCAG GTTGTTGAGTTAGATTTCCTGTATCCAAGTGAAGGACTCCATCGGCAGTATGACGCCGGTTACAGAATAACCTCATGTGCAGCAACGCCTGACCAGGCCGCTTTTATCATGAGCAGggccaagaagcccaagaagaaacCGATGGACGAAATACTTCTAACTTCTGCTTTCCCTTGCAAGGCTATAAAG GAGCAATGGGCAAAGAACATCTACGTCGCCTCGATCTGCCACGGGCGAACT GAcgggctctcctctctctccctcgcctcccgaTTCCAGCCGCAAGGAGGCGCCCACCCCGATGCTCATCCGGTGCCGCGCCGGCCGACGCTGGCGAGCGCAGCACCCTGCACCACCGTTAAGCCTCAGATCCTCCTCTCCTCCGCGTGCCCGAGCTCCTCGCTGTGCGCCGCCCGGGAGGGCTCGCCGCTCGACCAGAGCCTCCGCCAATCGGTCGTCGTTGTACTTGCCGGCGACCTCGCCGTCCCCTCTGCGCCGCCGTCCATCTCAACTGAAGGTTAA